A window of Tautonia plasticadhaerens contains these coding sequences:
- a CDS encoding AI-2E family transporter yields MAERYVRVRMNHPVIITMMILAIIAFMYFAAEVLRPLALALLLSLVLAPVVAWLERRGLPRVLAVVLTVLLTLGSLGGVGFVVIQQLGQLANDLTENRSEIERKISDVVDKGQPSTLGKLEDMAADVSRSIMEGGGEADEGEVEEVSLAESPEPPGVVGPTRSGPFAPTGPGDTESTVYQVEVVDRPTIQDRFSTAVGPLMEPAAIFSVVLVLTAFMLITRDDLFGRIIQVIGVGHISLTTRTFSEAAERISKYLTTFSSFNALCGVFLGTGLWLIGVPYAVLWGFLVFVLRFIPYVGPWTAFVLPLGYSIVFSEGWRDPILVAVLFITFEAFSEYVLEPILYGRTTGITAVGLLISAMFWTWLWGAPGLLLSTPLTVCLAVLGKYVPGLRFFATMLGEDVVLERNAQFYQRLLARDSDGALEVVEEALDEGLPIEQAFDDILIPALSRAEGDLARGVIEEGDQSFVWHVTRTILDELDTRSSEGPEAGKARPGSAGEFKVVGVASSDAADAMVLRMVALALRPSGVSIEIVTSSSTPLEASEQVAQGEAEIVLLSHLPPVGLTSARYLVKRLKALFPDVPIWAGRWGGSGGEKARTRLTGMGADRVVFSVAEVTSNLPEALKLAQGGKARPRKAGASR; encoded by the coding sequence GTGGCCGAACGCTACGTCCGCGTCCGGATGAATCATCCGGTGATCATCACGATGATGATCCTGGCGATCATCGCCTTCATGTATTTCGCCGCCGAGGTGCTCCGGCCCCTGGCGCTCGCCCTCCTGTTGAGCCTGGTGCTGGCCCCGGTCGTCGCCTGGCTGGAGCGACGAGGGCTGCCGAGGGTCCTCGCGGTGGTGCTGACGGTCCTGCTCACGCTCGGGAGCCTGGGCGGCGTCGGATTCGTGGTCATCCAGCAGCTCGGCCAGCTGGCGAACGACCTGACCGAGAACCGCTCGGAAATCGAGCGGAAGATCTCCGACGTCGTCGACAAGGGCCAGCCCTCGACCCTCGGCAAGCTCGAAGACATGGCCGCCGACGTCTCGCGGTCGATCATGGAGGGAGGCGGGGAGGCCGACGAGGGGGAGGTGGAGGAGGTCTCGCTCGCCGAATCCCCCGAGCCGCCGGGCGTCGTCGGCCCGACCCGGTCGGGGCCGTTCGCCCCGACCGGGCCGGGGGATACCGAGTCCACGGTCTACCAGGTGGAGGTCGTCGACCGCCCGACGATCCAGGATCGCTTCAGCACCGCGGTCGGCCCGCTGATGGAGCCGGCCGCGATCTTCTCGGTCGTCCTGGTGCTCACGGCCTTCATGCTCATCACCCGGGACGACCTCTTCGGCCGGATCATCCAGGTCATCGGCGTCGGCCACATCAGCCTGACGACACGGACCTTCAGCGAGGCCGCGGAGCGGATCAGCAAGTACCTGACGACGTTCTCCTCCTTCAACGCCCTCTGCGGCGTGTTCCTCGGCACCGGGCTCTGGCTGATCGGCGTGCCGTATGCCGTCCTCTGGGGGTTCCTCGTCTTCGTCCTGAGGTTCATCCCCTACGTCGGCCCCTGGACGGCCTTCGTGCTGCCCCTGGGCTACTCGATCGTCTTCAGCGAGGGCTGGCGGGACCCGATCCTCGTGGCGGTGCTGTTCATCACCTTCGAGGCGTTCTCCGAATACGTCCTGGAGCCGATCCTCTACGGCCGGACGACCGGGATCACGGCCGTCGGCCTGCTGATCTCGGCGATGTTCTGGACCTGGCTCTGGGGGGCGCCGGGGCTGCTGCTCTCCACCCCGCTGACGGTCTGCCTGGCGGTGCTGGGCAAGTACGTGCCGGGCCTCCGGTTCTTCGCCACGATGCTCGGCGAGGACGTGGTCCTGGAACGCAATGCGCAGTTCTACCAGCGGCTGCTCGCCCGGGACTCGGACGGCGCCCTGGAGGTCGTCGAGGAGGCGCTGGACGAAGGCCTGCCGATCGAGCAAGCCTTCGACGACATCCTCATCCCCGCCCTCTCCCGGGCCGAGGGCGACCTGGCCCGGGGGGTGATCGAGGAAGGGGATCAGTCGTTCGTCTGGCACGTCACCCGGACGATCCTCGACGAGCTGGACACTCGATCCTCGGAAGGGCCGGAGGCCGGCAAGGCCCGTCCGGGGTCGGCCGGGGAGTTCAAGGTCGTCGGCGTCGCCAGCAGCGACGCGGCCGACGCGATGGTCCTCCGCATGGTCGCCCTCGCCCTGCGGCCGAGCGGCGTCTCGATCGAGATCGTCACGTCCAGCTCGACCCCGCTGGAGGCATCGGAACAGGTGGCCCAGGGGGAGGCCGAAATCGTCCTCCTCTCGCACCTCCCCCCGGTCGGCCTGACCTCGGCCCGGTACCTGGTGAAGCGGCTCAAGGCCCTCTTCCCCGACGTCCCCATCTGGGCCGGCCGCTGGGGCGGCTCGGGCGGGGAGAAGGCGAGGACCCGCCTGACCGGCATGGGAGCCGACCGGGTCGTCTTCAGCGTCGCCGAGGTCACCTCCAACCTCCCCGAGGCCCTCAAGCTCGCCCAGGGCGGCAAGGCCCGGCCCAGGAAGGCCGGCGCCTCCAGGTGA
- a CDS encoding aldo/keto reductase has translation MHQKPAESSTSRRGFLQAGVAGLAAAGVVRAAQSGDTPKNDAGIPLRPFGRHSEELVTMICLGGHHVGRNLSEAEDVKLIQMAVDEGVTFLDNAWDYHDGGSEERMGKALEQGKLRDKVFLMTKVCARDAKTAREQLEQSLQRLRTDHLDLWQFHEINYDNDPDWIFAEDGALSVALKAREEGKIRYLGFTGHKDPRIHLKMLGMPFEEWDSVQMPLNVMDGTYRSFQNEVLPVLDRRGIAPIGMKSLGGAGKIVSEAGVPVDQALRYVLSLPITTLVSGMESPEILRQNLEIVRDFTPMTPDERAALERDHLRVAGDGRFEQFKSAKTFDGPYHQQQHGFEPQDA, from the coding sequence ATGCATCAGAAACCGGCCGAGTCGTCTACCAGCCGCCGAGGGTTCCTCCAGGCGGGAGTCGCCGGCCTGGCGGCCGCCGGGGTCGTCCGAGCGGCCCAGTCCGGGGACACGCCGAAGAACGACGCCGGCATCCCCCTCAGGCCGTTCGGGCGCCACTCGGAAGAGCTGGTGACCATGATCTGTCTCGGCGGCCACCACGTTGGGCGCAATTTGAGCGAGGCGGAGGACGTCAAGCTCATCCAGATGGCCGTCGACGAGGGGGTCACCTTCCTCGACAACGCCTGGGACTACCACGACGGCGGCTCCGAGGAGCGCATGGGTAAGGCCCTGGAACAGGGGAAGCTCCGGGACAAAGTCTTCCTCATGACCAAGGTCTGCGCCCGGGATGCCAAAACCGCCCGGGAGCAACTGGAGCAGAGCCTCCAGCGGCTCCGGACCGACCACCTCGACCTCTGGCAGTTCCACGAGATCAACTACGACAACGACCCCGACTGGATCTTCGCCGAGGACGGCGCCCTCTCCGTCGCCCTGAAGGCCCGGGAGGAGGGGAAGATCCGCTATCTCGGCTTCACCGGCCACAAGGACCCTCGCATCCACCTGAAGATGCTCGGCATGCCCTTCGAGGAGTGGGACAGCGTCCAGATGCCCCTGAACGTGATGGACGGCACCTATCGGAGCTTCCAGAACGAGGTCCTGCCGGTGCTGGACCGGCGGGGGATCGCCCCGATCGGCATGAAGAGCCTCGGCGGCGCCGGGAAGATCGTCTCCGAGGCTGGAGTGCCGGTCGACCAGGCCTTGCGCTACGTCCTCTCGCTGCCGATCACCACCCTGGTCTCCGGGATGGAGTCGCCCGAGATCCTCCGCCAGAACCTGGAGATCGTCCGGGACTTCACCCCCATGACCCCGGACGAGCGGGCCGCCTTGGAACGCGACCACCTCCGGGTCGCCGGCGACGGCCGGTTCGAGCAGTTCAAGTCGGCCAAGACCTTCGACGGCCCGTACCACCAGCAGCAGCACGGGTTCGAACCCCAGGACGCCTGA
- a CDS encoding DNA topoisomerase IB: MPAAVVQSRSPVRAESAESAESAGLRHASDDGPGIRRVRCGLGFRYEDPAGRTIRDREVMRRIASLAIPPAWTGVWICPDPSGHLQATGRDARGRKQYRYHPRWRSVRDETKYARMIAFGASLGRLRTRIDRDLRRRGLPREKVLAVVVRLLEVSLIRVGNDDYAERNHSYGLTTLRDRHVSFEGGTIRFAFRGKSGVSHEVDLHDARLARVIRRCRDLPGQELFQYLDQGGKVVDVGSADVNDYLREATGRDFTAKDFRTWAGTVLAAMALQECESCSSESEAKRNIVRAVGRVAERLGNTPTVCRKCYVHPAVIDAYLDGTMLDALRRRADRALSDDLKHLRPEEAAVLALLRSRLSREQSGRKTRRRTA, from the coding sequence ATGCCAGCAGCCGTCGTCCAGTCCCGATCTCCCGTCCGTGCCGAATCGGCCGAATCGGCCGAATCGGCGGGGCTCCGGCACGCCTCGGACGACGGGCCGGGGATCCGCCGGGTCCGGTGCGGCTTGGGGTTCCGCTACGAGGACCCGGCCGGTCGGACGATCCGGGACCGCGAGGTGATGCGACGGATCGCCTCGCTCGCCATCCCGCCGGCCTGGACGGGCGTCTGGATCTGCCCCGATCCCTCGGGGCACCTCCAGGCGACCGGCCGGGACGCCAGGGGTCGCAAGCAGTATCGCTACCACCCGAGATGGCGGTCGGTCCGGGACGAGACGAAGTACGCCCGGATGATCGCGTTCGGCGCGTCGCTCGGCCGTCTCCGTACGCGGATCGATCGCGACCTGCGGCGTCGGGGATTACCCCGGGAGAAGGTCCTCGCGGTCGTCGTCCGGCTGCTGGAGGTCAGCCTGATCCGGGTGGGCAACGACGACTACGCCGAGCGGAACCACTCGTACGGCCTGACCACGCTCCGGGATCGCCACGTCTCGTTCGAGGGTGGCACGATCCGATTCGCCTTCCGGGGGAAGTCCGGGGTGTCCCACGAGGTCGACCTGCACGACGCCCGACTCGCCCGGGTCATCCGACGCTGTCGGGATCTACCGGGGCAGGAGCTATTCCAGTACCTCGACCAGGGCGGCAAGGTGGTCGACGTCGGCTCGGCCGACGTGAACGACTACCTCCGGGAGGCGACCGGACGCGACTTCACGGCCAAGGATTTCCGGACCTGGGCGGGCACCGTCCTGGCGGCGATGGCCCTGCAGGAGTGCGAGTCGTGCAGCTCCGAGTCGGAGGCGAAGCGTAACATCGTCCGCGCAGTCGGGCGGGTCGCGGAGCGATTGGGGAACACGCCGACGGTCTGCCGCAAATGTTACGTGCATCCCGCCGTGATCGACGCCTACCTCGACGGCACGATGCTCGACGCCCTTCGTCGCCGGGCCGACCGGGCCCTGTCCGACGACCTGAAGCACCTCCGGCCCGAGGAGGCGGCCGTGCTCGCCCTGCTCCGATCGAGATTGTCCCGGGAGCAATCCGGCCGGAAGACCCGACGCAGGACGGCGTGA
- a CDS encoding HAD-IIA family hydrolase: MPASFVIDMDGVIYHGHRLIPGAQEFVTRLRDGGHPFLFLTNNSQWTPRDLRHRLASMGIDVEESAFQTSALATAEFIRTQRPGGSAFVIGGAGLTNALYEVGYHLTERDPDYVVVGDTRRYDYETLEHAIRLILGGARFIATNPDLTGPSESGLQPGCGALVAPIELATGRKPYFVGKPNPLMMRTALRKLGSHSSESFMVGDRMDTDIIGGTEAGMRTILVLSGVTSREEIDGFPYQPTHVFQDVGEIPVDELG, encoded by the coding sequence ATGCCCGCCAGCTTCGTGATCGACATGGACGGCGTCATCTACCATGGGCACCGGCTGATCCCCGGCGCCCAGGAGTTCGTCACTCGGCTCCGGGACGGCGGGCACCCGTTCCTGTTCCTGACCAACAACAGCCAGTGGACCCCCCGGGACCTCAGGCATCGGCTGGCGTCGATGGGGATCGACGTGGAGGAGTCGGCCTTCCAGACCTCGGCCCTGGCGACGGCCGAGTTCATCCGGACCCAGAGGCCAGGGGGCTCCGCCTTCGTCATCGGCGGGGCGGGGCTGACCAACGCGCTCTACGAGGTCGGCTATCACCTGACCGAACGGGATCCGGACTACGTCGTCGTCGGCGACACCCGGCGATATGACTACGAGACCCTCGAGCACGCCATCCGCCTGATCCTCGGCGGGGCCCGATTCATCGCCACCAACCCCGACCTGACCGGGCCATCGGAGTCGGGGCTCCAGCCCGGCTGCGGCGCGCTGGTCGCGCCGATCGAGCTGGCGACCGGCCGTAAGCCGTACTTCGTCGGCAAGCCGAATCCGCTGATGATGCGGACCGCGCTCCGGAAGCTGGGTTCGCACTCCTCCGAGTCGTTCATGGTCGGCGACCGGATGGACACCGACATCATCGGCGGCACCGAAGCGGGGATGCGGACGATCCTGGTACTCTCCGGGGTCACCAGCCGGGAGGAGATCGACGGCTTCCCCTACCAGCCGACCCACGTCTTCCAGGATGTCGGCGAGATCCCGGTCGACGAACTGGGGTAA
- a CDS encoding M20/M25/M40 family metallo-hydrolase, with amino-acid sequence MRTPHLSRAASALSATLVAIPALAGGPPGEPVAPVGTAPAAGTITEPELFGHISFLASDLMRGRDTASPEIKIASEYLATRLLMFGAEPSGDVEDGEPTYFAHFPLEFTTPELEGTELTLSFEHDGVVREVSGKVAEDFLLVPRSIAAGEIEAPVVFAGFGRTGEGDEPNDFDAVDVEDRIVIVLDGASGADEPEEGRGRRGSTGGSFSKLQAARDRGALALLVVHPFGEEADRPYAESNPFALRMFGRRSMTLGSSPDSSTPLLFVEDALRDAIDEAAGLSEAPSEPRELEGARARFAFAANVERIDDRNVIGIFPGADEDLRDEVIIFSAHYDHVGVVGDEIHNGSDDNASGTSALLEIAQAFGEGPRPRRSVAFLWVSGEEKGLLGSRWWSEHMTLPEGYEVVADINMDMVSRNDPDRVSITPSPDHPDYSTIIPAAVEALEAEGMQPDYDADQFYARTDSYNFARMGIPIVFFFSGLHDDYHRPGDDVEKADVGKAARIARSAYRLGWALGQQDDRPSKIESGDPEPDAEDDADPDQGD; translated from the coding sequence ATGCGAACCCCGCACCTGTCCCGGGCCGCCTCGGCCCTCTCGGCGACGCTCGTCGCGATCCCCGCCCTGGCCGGGGGCCCGCCGGGCGAGCCCGTCGCGCCCGTCGGCACCGCCCCGGCCGCCGGGACGATCACCGAGCCGGAGCTATTCGGACACATCAGCTTCCTCGCCTCCGACCTGATGAGGGGCCGGGACACGGCCAGCCCCGAAATCAAGATCGCCTCGGAGTACCTGGCCACTCGGCTCCTCATGTTCGGCGCCGAGCCCTCCGGGGACGTCGAGGACGGCGAACCGACTTATTTCGCCCACTTCCCCCTGGAATTCACCACGCCCGAGTTGGAGGGGACGGAGCTGACCCTTAGCTTCGAGCACGACGGCGTCGTCCGGGAGGTCTCCGGGAAGGTCGCCGAGGACTTCCTCCTGGTCCCTCGGAGCATCGCCGCCGGGGAGATCGAGGCCCCGGTCGTCTTCGCCGGATTCGGCAGGACCGGGGAGGGTGACGAGCCGAACGACTTCGACGCCGTGGACGTTGAGGACCGCATCGTGATCGTCCTCGACGGCGCCTCCGGAGCCGACGAACCGGAGGAGGGGAGGGGTCGTCGGGGCTCGACGGGGGGCTCCTTCTCGAAGTTGCAGGCCGCCCGCGACCGAGGGGCCCTGGCCTTGCTGGTCGTCCACCCCTTCGGCGAGGAGGCCGACCGACCCTACGCCGAGTCGAACCCGTTCGCCCTGCGGATGTTCGGCCGGCGATCGATGACGCTCGGGTCCTCCCCGGACTCGTCGACCCCCTTGCTGTTCGTCGAGGACGCACTCCGGGACGCGATCGATGAGGCCGCCGGCCTCTCCGAAGCCCCGTCGGAGCCCAGGGAACTGGAGGGGGCGCGGGCCCGCTTCGCGTTCGCCGCGAACGTGGAGCGGATCGACGACCGCAACGTCATCGGCATCTTCCCCGGCGCCGACGAGGACCTGAGGGACGAGGTGATCATCTTCAGCGCCCATTACGACCACGTCGGCGTGGTCGGCGACGAGATCCATAACGGCTCCGACGACAACGCCTCGGGCACCAGTGCGCTGCTGGAGATCGCCCAGGCCTTCGGCGAGGGGCCCAGGCCGAGGCGGTCGGTCGCGTTCCTGTGGGTCTCGGGAGAGGAGAAGGGGCTGCTCGGTTCCCGGTGGTGGAGCGAGCACATGACCCTGCCCGAGGGCTACGAAGTGGTGGCCGACATCAACATGGACATGGTCTCCCGCAACGACCCCGATCGGGTGAGCATCACCCCGTCCCCCGACCATCCCGACTACTCGACGATCATCCCCGCCGCCGTCGAGGCGCTCGAAGCCGAGGGGATGCAGCCGGACTACGACGCCGACCAGTTCTACGCCCGGACGGACAGTTACAACTTCGCCCGCATGGGCATCCCGATCGTCTTCTTCTTCTCCGGCCTGCACGACGACTACCACCGGCCCGGTGACGACGTCGAGAAGGCCGACGTCGGCAAGGCCGCCCGGATCGCCCGGTCGGCCTACCGGCTCGGCTGGGCCCTCGGCCAGCAGGACGATCGCCCCTCCAAGATTGAGTCGGGCGACCCGGAACCCGACGCCGAGGACGACGCCGATCCGGACCAGGGCGACTGA
- a CDS encoding DUF1559 domain-containing protein — MSERRNETRSAFTLIELLVVIAIIGVLIALLLPAVQSAREAARRAQCTNNLKQLGLALHNYESTNQVFPAAFHGGFGRVYANFTGYHSILPYLEQNPLFSAFNFDRSVFAPGLGSYYGWSFEDQTTGMATQVGLFLCPSNRASGEVGAAYGGWSIDRAAVTDYLFSGGADNYVSPPFLNRNLRGMSGIDVFSRIAEVRDGLNNTMLMGEGVGGNESNPFVAEGFAENRVCIPLRDYADAQHYDNLMFMAYGRRRSWGSEYIVGGLVGTTTDRLGAFYALNDCGYPSATDHFTTTSPPPRDSGQTLPNFRSVHPGGGNFLFGDGSVRFIKDTINPATYTGLSTIAGGEVLSADQY, encoded by the coding sequence ATGAGCGAGCGTCGGAACGAGACACGGTCGGCATTCACGCTGATCGAATTGTTGGTGGTGATCGCGATCATCGGGGTGCTGATCGCCCTGCTGCTGCCCGCGGTCCAGTCGGCCCGGGAGGCGGCGAGGCGGGCCCAGTGCACCAACAACCTCAAGCAGCTCGGGCTCGCCCTGCACAATTACGAGAGCACGAACCAGGTCTTCCCGGCGGCCTTCCACGGCGGCTTCGGCCGGGTCTACGCGAACTTCACCGGCTACCACTCGATCCTGCCCTATCTCGAGCAGAACCCCCTGTTCTCGGCGTTCAATTTCGACCGGTCAGTCTTCGCCCCCGGCCTGGGGAGTTATTACGGCTGGTCGTTCGAGGACCAGACGACCGGGATGGCGACGCAGGTCGGCCTCTTCCTCTGCCCGTCGAACCGGGCCTCGGGCGAAGTCGGCGCCGCCTACGGCGGCTGGTCGATCGACCGGGCGGCGGTGACCGACTACCTGTTCAGCGGCGGGGCGGACAACTACGTCTCCCCGCCGTTCCTGAACCGGAACCTCCGGGGCATGTCGGGCATCGACGTCTTCTCGAGGATCGCCGAGGTCCGGGACGGGTTGAACAACACGATGCTGATGGGTGAGGGGGTCGGCGGCAACGAATCCAACCCGTTCGTCGCCGAGGGTTTCGCCGAGAATCGCGTCTGCATCCCCCTCCGCGACTACGCCGACGCCCAGCACTACGACAACCTCATGTTCATGGCTTACGGCCGACGGCGATCGTGGGGCTCGGAATACATCGTCGGGGGGCTGGTCGGAACCACCACCGATCGCCTCGGCGCCTTCTACGCCTTGAACGACTGCGGCTATCCCTCGGCGACCGACCACTTCACCACCACGTCGCCACCGCCCCGGGATTCGGGACAGACGCTCCCGAACTTCCGGAGCGTCCATCCCGGGGGGGGCAACTTCCTGTTCGGCGACGGGAGCGTCCGGTTCATCAAGGACACGATCAATCCGGCGACCTACACGGGCTTGTCGACGATCGCCGGGGGCGAGGTGCTCTCGGCCGACCAGTATTGA
- a CDS encoding kelch repeat-containing protein, translating into MRRPPNCNPRPSRSIVLAASMAVLLLGTSAHAHFLWLTAEHAPDSTVVHAFLSEPPVPDLPMFMKSIEHAKYTADGRELAAERGEETFLVRLPEPAPRAVDGACDLGVMSRGGATFRLQYTARVQLAPIPADEPEEGDGLRVRLVAEGGETRVLVSYDGRPAAGSEVKAYLEDGTVRELRSDGSGVVECEGVAEGKTALLAKWPDGKAGERDGESFEETRHYATLTVTPGGDDRPDEARSAASPSRGDLPFAPIPEPVNSFGGAVLGGHLYVYSGHTGTTHRYHTGTTNPHFYRLDLSDRTTWEELPCGPGLQGVALVAHDGALYRVGGMSARNAEGEPHDLVSVADVARFDPETRTWADLPPMPEPRSTHDAAVLGDHLYVVGGWAMVGGESSDAYFLDDALRLDLGDPSAGWERISLPPAPRRALAVAAHDGKLYMVGGLTEGGGTVRDVDVFDPATGAWSGGPELPGEPIQGFAPSAFSVGGRLLASGGDGTIYRLSESGESWEAIAEQAVPRITHRLLPGTEGDALIVGGNFAGVPVRFVESILISGGQGSSSPVAWSTSLPGSAMRSMAFGVIGNRIVLAGGNRSRNPHAFEAGNLVPDASRLLPDGSAAEPIAPLPVARQSGELVSVPQGRRGTGYLLGGIGQDGDVVRTLGDVFRLDPDGEGWSIETARIPDDRGMFGAAVHEGGVWIFGGSIFDPRPDDAPREMPTEVLRWEAGRDGATFEPTGHRLPTPRRSFAGAVLGGKYYLVGGLGEGQEPVDTVDVFDFETGEWESIPAPGRHRVFADLVALDGTLYLGGGFETGGSAHFEPARSVEAYDPGAGAWRTVIGDVPIRGRGIRMAAIGGRLLLFSAESADPGCAELAIVSPSPSPLGDGRAE; encoded by the coding sequence ATGAGACGGCCCCCGAATTGCAACCCCCGACCATCCCGGTCGATCGTCCTCGCGGCCTCGATGGCCGTCCTCCTCTTGGGGACGTCGGCCCACGCCCATTTCCTCTGGCTCACGGCCGAGCACGCCCCGGATTCGACCGTCGTGCACGCGTTCCTGAGCGAGCCCCCGGTCCCCGACCTGCCGATGTTCATGAAGTCCATCGAGCACGCGAAATACACCGCCGACGGCCGGGAACTCGCCGCGGAACGCGGTGAAGAGACGTTCCTGGTCCGACTGCCAGAGCCGGCGCCCCGGGCGGTGGACGGCGCCTGCGACCTCGGCGTGATGAGCCGGGGCGGGGCGACGTTCCGCCTCCAGTACACCGCCCGGGTGCAGCTCGCCCCGATCCCCGCCGACGAGCCGGAGGAGGGGGACGGCCTCCGAGTCCGGCTGGTGGCCGAGGGGGGCGAGACCCGTGTCCTCGTCTCGTATGACGGCCGTCCGGCCGCCGGGTCGGAGGTGAAGGCATACCTCGAAGACGGGACGGTGCGGGAACTGCGCTCGGACGGCTCCGGCGTGGTCGAATGCGAGGGCGTCGCCGAGGGCAAGACCGCCCTGCTGGCGAAGTGGCCGGACGGGAAGGCCGGGGAGCGGGACGGCGAATCCTTCGAGGAGACGCGTCATTACGCCACCCTGACCGTGACGCCAGGCGGCGACGACCGGCCGGACGAAGCCCGATCGGCCGCGTCCCCCTCGCGGGGTGACCTCCCGTTCGCCCCGATCCCCGAGCCGGTCAACAGCTTCGGGGGCGCCGTGCTCGGCGGGCACCTGTACGTCTACAGCGGTCACACCGGGACGACGCACCGCTACCACACTGGGACGACGAATCCGCACTTCTACCGACTCGACCTGTCGGATCGGACGACGTGGGAGGAACTGCCCTGCGGCCCGGGCCTCCAGGGGGTGGCACTGGTTGCCCACGATGGGGCACTCTATCGGGTCGGGGGGATGTCGGCGCGGAACGCCGAGGGGGAGCCTCACGACCTCGTGTCGGTCGCGGACGTCGCCCGGTTCGACCCGGAGACCCGGACGTGGGCCGACCTGCCGCCCATGCCCGAGCCGAGGTCGACCCACGACGCGGCGGTCCTCGGCGATCACCTCTACGTGGTCGGCGGCTGGGCCATGGTCGGGGGTGAATCTTCGGACGCCTACTTCCTGGACGACGCGCTCCGGCTCGACCTGGGCGACCCGTCTGCCGGCTGGGAACGGATCTCGCTCCCCCCGGCCCCTCGAAGGGCGCTTGCGGTCGCTGCCCACGACGGGAAGCTCTACATGGTGGGCGGCCTGACCGAAGGCGGGGGCACGGTCCGGGACGTGGACGTGTTCGACCCGGCGACGGGAGCCTGGTCGGGCGGGCCGGAGTTGCCGGGGGAGCCGATCCAGGGGTTCGCCCCCTCGGCCTTCAGCGTCGGCGGGCGTTTGCTGGCCAGCGGCGGGGACGGCACGATCTACCGGCTCTCCGAATCCGGCGAGTCGTGGGAGGCGATCGCCGAGCAGGCCGTCCCGAGGATCACCCATCGACTCCTGCCGGGCACCGAGGGCGACGCGTTGATCGTCGGCGGCAACTTCGCCGGAGTTCCGGTCCGATTCGTGGAGTCGATCCTGATCTCCGGGGGCCAGGGGAGTTCCAGTCCCGTGGCCTGGTCCACCTCGCTTCCGGGATCTGCCATGCGGTCGATGGCCTTCGGCGTGATCGGGAATCGGATTGTGCTCGCCGGGGGAAATCGGAGTCGGAATCCTCACGCGTTCGAGGCCGGGAATCTCGTACCGGATGCGAGCCGCCTCCTGCCCGACGGGTCGGCGGCCGAGCCGATCGCCCCACTTCCCGTCGCCCGACAGTCGGGGGAACTGGTCTCGGTCCCGCAGGGGAGGCGGGGCACCGGCTACCTGCTCGGCGGGATCGGCCAGGACGGGGACGTGGTCCGGACCCTGGGAGACGTCTTCCGGCTGGACCCGGACGGGGAAGGTTGGTCGATCGAGACGGCCCGGATCCCCGACGACCGGGGCATGTTCGGCGCGGCGGTGCACGAAGGGGGCGTCTGGATCTTCGGCGGGAGCATCTTCGACCCGAGGCCGGATGACGCCCCTCGGGAGATGCCGACCGAGGTCCTCAGGTGGGAGGCCGGCCGGGACGGTGCGACCTTCGAGCCGACCGGCCACCGGCTGCCGACTCCTCGACGCTCCTTCGCCGGTGCGGTCCTGGGGGGGAAGTACTACCTCGTCGGTGGCCTCGGGGAGGGCCAGGAGCCGGTCGACACGGTCGACGTCTTCGATTTCGAGACGGGCGAATGGGAATCGATCCCGGCCCCCGGTCGGCACCGGGTGTTCGCCGACCTGGTCGCTCTGGATGGCACGCTGTATCTCGGCGGGGGTTTCGAGACGGGCGGATCGGCCCACTTCGAGCCGGCCAGGTCGGTCGAGGCGTATGACCCCGGGGCGGGTGCCTGGAGGACGGTGATCGGGGACGTCCCGATCCGGGGGCGTGGGATCCGGATGGCGGCGATCGGCGGCCGGTTGCTCCTGTTCTCGGCCGAGTCGGCCGACCCCGGGTGTGCCGAGCTGGCGATCGTCTCACCGTCCCCGTCTCCCCTCGGGGACGGCCGGGCGGAATGA